The following are encoded in a window of Primulina eburnea isolate SZY01 chromosome 4, ASM2296580v1, whole genome shotgun sequence genomic DNA:
- the LOC140830814 gene encoding 2-deoxy-glucose resistant protein 2-like — translation MSKSWEEGDDDECFHDSFDRLVSSSNTSCSCSPYSSEPEEEYDHYPDYSSEDHNAVQSGPVPRFPMGVCENYDLWTSQPLSVEERRLHLLRQMGLSRNSSLLRHCPSQTVLLSPDHLKPGDKSPSFSGDISNTLDSSRNYVISGDLSSRVSVTGIVRSKSDANCESGQNLEARCDNSVGNDSAGGIDATVNNGNQSSGCESPVNISSSPGKLPKKIDVDGTRYGSLNSPMPASKNELYESLECDDESGVCMIKNLDNGKEFVVNELREDGMWEKIEEVGTGRQFTMEEFSSEMSVGTSPIVQELMRRQNVEERNKEGSDSKTDGSCGSGSKMKRRGSWLRNIKNMASSVAGIKDRRSSDERETSSEKGGRRSSSATDDSQDVSFRGPERVRVRQYGKTVKELTAMYKSQEIQAHNGSIWTIKFSLDGWYLASAGEDRVVHVWQVVETEKKGDCMLDKFEDGNFNLLFLANGSPEPSSMSPIIDSHSEKKKRGRSSVSRKSLSVEQVLVPETLFSLSDKPICTFQGHSDDVLDLSWSKSHQILSSSMDKTVRLWDLSTKRCLKIFSHSDYVTCIQFNPVDDRYFISGSLDAKVRIWSIPDRQVIDWSDLHEMVTAACYTPDGQGALVGSYKGSCHIYNTSENKLQPKNQINLQNKKKKSHQKKITGFQFAPGSTSEVLVTSADSRIRVVDGVDLVHKFKGFRNTHSQISASLASNGKYVISASEDSFVYVWRHEVESQPNRSKGVSVTQSYELFHCLDVSVAIPWPSMSDQSEVQHSCSGGQNGMVDRFEEDATVNHLSTPVEEANGSESSPLASDRSSSPFNGTPSCATNNHLFDRISRTWSEEKLFTATKYHSPRVSVDYSNGFCQNRSAVGMVIVTAGLRGEIRIFQNFGLPVRI, via the exons ATGAGCAAATCTTGGGAAGAAGGAGATGATGATGAGTGCTTCCACGACTCATTCGATCGCCTCGTTTCTTCCTCCAACACTTCATGTTCCTGCTCGCCTTACTCTTCCGAGCCCGAGGAAGAGTATGATCATTACCCTGATTACAGCTCAGAAGATCACAATGCCGTTCAATCCGGCCCCGTTCCAAGATTCCCTATGGGCGTGTGCGAAAACTATGACCTTTGGACCTCCCAACCCTTGTCGGTGGAGGAGCGCCGGTTACACCTCCTCCGCCAGATGGGTCTCAGTCGGAACTCCTCTCTCCTGCGCCACTGCCCCTCACAAACTGTCTTACTTTCACCCGATCACTTGAAACCTGGTGACAAATCTCCGAGTTTTAGTGGTGATATTTCCAATACCCTCGATTCTTCTCGGAATTACGTTATTAGCGGTGATCTTAGTAGTAGAGTATCTGTTACTGGAATTGTGCGATCGAAGTCAGATGCAAACTGCGAATCAGGTCAAAATTTGGAAGCTCGGTGCGATAATTCCGTTGGCAATGACTCTGCTGGTGGGATTGATGCTACTGTAAATAATGGTAATCAGAGTAGTGGCTGTGAATCACCGGTGAACATTTCCAGTTCTCCAGGTAAACTGCCGAAAAAGATTGACGTGGATGGGACACGATACGGGAGTTTGAATAGTCCAATGCCTGCTTCTAAGAACGAGTTGTATGAGAGTTTGGAGTGTGATGACGAAAGTGGAGTCTGTATGATAAAGAACCTGGATAATGGGAAGGAATTTGTGGTGAATGAGTTGAGGGAGGATGGGATGTGGGAAAAAATCGAGGAAGTGGGAACTGGGAGGCAATTCACCATGGAGGAGTTCTCCTCTGAGATGTCGGTTGGGACTTCACCCATTGTCCAGGAGTTGATGAGGAGGCAGAATGTCGAGGAGAGGAACAAGGAAGGTTCGGATTCTAAGACTGATGGTAGCTGTGGGAGTGGATCTAAGATGAAGAGAAGAGGAAGTTGGTTGAGGAATATCAAGAATATGGCTAGTTCTGTTGCAGGGATTAAGGATAGGCGGAGCAGTGATGAGAGGGAGACTTCTTCTGAGAAGGGTGGAAGGAGATCAAGCTCCGCCACTGATGATAGCCAAGATGTCTCCTTTCGTGGGCCGGAAAGAGTTCGTGTCAGGCAGTATGGCAAGACAGTTAAAGAGCTTACGGCAATGTATAAGAGCCAGGAGATACAGGCGCACAATGGGTCAATTTGGACAATTAAGTTTAGTTTGGATGGTTGGTATTTGGCTAGTGCTGGTGAGGACCGTGTGGTTCATGTGTGGCAGGTCGTGGAAACGGAGAAGAAGGGAGATTGCATGCTTGATAAATTTGAAGATGGGAATTTCAATTTACTGTTTCTAGCTAATGGTTCTCCAGAGCCCTCTTCAATGTCACCGATTATAGATAGTCACTCGGAGAAGAAGAAAAGAGGGAGGTCATCTGTAAGTAGAAAATCATTGAGTGTTGAGCAAGTGTTGGTACCAGAGACCCTTTTCTCTCTTTCAGATAAGCCCATCTGTACGTTTCAAGGACATTCAGATGATGTTCTTGATCTCTCATGGTCCAAATCTCAT CAAATACTATCATCTTCAATGGACAAAACAGTGCGGCTATGGGATTTGTCAACCAAGCGTTGCTTAAAGATCTTTTCACACAGCGACTATG TAACCTGCATCCAGTTCAATCCTGTCGATGATAGATATTTCATCAGTGGATCCCTGGATGCTAAGGTACGCATATGGAGCATCCCTGATCGCCAAGTTATTGATTGGAGTGATTTGCATGAAATGGTTACTGCAGCTTGCTATACACCAGATGGACAG GGGGCTCTAGTTGGCTCATACAAGGGTAGCTGCCACATATACAACACATCTG AAAATAAATTGCAACCAAAAAACCAGATAAACTTGCAGAATAAGAAGAAGAAATCCCATCAGAAGAAAATAACCGGTTTCCAG TTTGCACCTGGAAGTACATCTGAAGTGCTTGTCACATCTGCCGATTCAAGAATTCGAGTCGTAGATGGTGTTGATCTTGTTCACAAATTCAAAG GTTTCCGCAACACACACAGTCAAATCTCAGCCTCCCTTGCATCTAATGGGAAATATGTCATCTCAGCGAGTGAAGATTCCTTTGTTTATGTTTGGAGGCATGAAGTTGAATCACAACCAAACAGAAGTAAAGGTGTTTCCGTTACCCAATCTTATGAGCTTTTCCATTGTCTAGATGTATCTGTGGCAATCCCTTGGCCTAGCATGTCGGATCAATCTGAGGTTCAACATAGTTGTTCTGGGGGGCAAAATGGTATGGTTGATCGATTTGAGGAAGATGCAACAGTCAATCATCTGAGTACACCTGTTGAAGAAGCTAATGGTAGTGAGAGCTCGCCATTAGCATCTGATCGAAGTAGTAGCCCATTTAATGGAACTCCATCTTGTGCTACAAATAATCACCTTTTTGATAGAATCTCAAGAACATGGTCCGAGGAGAAACTTTTCACAGCTACTAAGTACCATAGTCCTCGTGTTAGTGTTGACTACTCCAATGGGTTTTGCCAAAACAGGTCAGCCGTGGGTATGGTGATAGTAACTGCAGGTCTTAGAGGAGAGATCAGGATTTTTCAGAATTTCGGGTTGCCAGTTCGAATATAG